A genome region from Nocardia sp. NBC_00565 includes the following:
- a CDS encoding FKBP-type peptidyl-prolyl cis-trans isomerase, translated as MTKPEIEFQEGPAPTELVVKDIVEGEGTEAVPGGTVEVHYVGVEFESGEEFDSSWNRGEAISFPLRGLIQGWQDGIPGMKVGGRRQLTIPPELAYGPAGAGHKLSGKTLVFVIDLLNAN; from the coding sequence ATGACCAAGCCGGAGATCGAATTCCAGGAGGGCCCCGCGCCCACCGAGCTGGTTGTCAAGGACATCGTCGAGGGCGAGGGCACCGAGGCCGTGCCCGGTGGCACCGTCGAGGTGCACTACGTAGGCGTGGAATTCGAGTCCGGCGAGGAGTTCGACTCGTCCTGGAACCGTGGCGAGGCGATCAGCTTCCCGCTGCGCGGCCTGATCCAGGGCTGGCAGGACGGCATTCCCGGTATGAAGGTGGGCGGCCGTCGTCAGCTGACCATCCCGCCGGAGCTGGCCTATGGCCCGGCCGGCGCGGGTCACAAGCTCTCGGGCAAGACCCTGGTCTTCGTGATCGATCTGCTGAACGCGAACTGA
- a CDS encoding LppX_LprAFG lipoprotein, with product MSDLTAHARTTRRLRLRRPGLVPAVVAASMFAALVTGCDSSSDSKTTSSAPPSGQLPDAAQIVQESAKTTQTLQAVHLNLKVDNLTNLPVETVSADVTNQPQGAGQAIGEAKVRTKPEADFIQAKFLVVDKVMYAQTGGSSAYAKVGPAEQIYDPGVILDKDKGLANLIGQVKNPKVEGREKVDGVDTVKVSGTIDSTVIDPIVPKSGDPAGTFPITLWIADVAPPSGSASALPSQAASPGTGPNLVQAVVKRDPGTIKVTLSDWGKPVKVTAPPK from the coding sequence TTGAGTGACCTGACAGCGCACGCACGCACCACGCGCCGACTCCGACTTCGCCGACCGGGCCTAGTGCCCGCAGTGGTCGCGGCGTCGATGTTCGCGGCACTGGTTACGGGCTGCGACTCCAGCTCCGACTCGAAGACCACCTCGTCCGCGCCGCCGTCGGGCCAGCTGCCCGACGCCGCACAGATCGTGCAAGAGTCCGCCAAGACCACTCAGACCCTGCAAGCGGTGCACCTGAATCTGAAGGTGGACAATCTCACCAACCTCCCGGTCGAGACCGTCTCGGCCGATGTGACCAACCAGCCGCAGGGCGCCGGTCAGGCGATCGGTGAGGCGAAGGTCAGGACCAAGCCCGAAGCCGACTTCATCCAGGCCAAGTTCCTGGTCGTGGACAAGGTCATGTACGCGCAGACCGGTGGCTCCTCCGCCTACGCGAAAGTCGGTCCGGCGGAGCAGATTTACGACCCGGGCGTGATCCTCGACAAGGACAAGGGTCTGGCCAACCTCATCGGGCAGGTGAAGAACCCGAAGGTGGAGGGACGCGAGAAGGTCGACGGTGTCGACACCGTGAAGGTCTCCGGAACCATCGACTCCACGGTGATCGATCCCATCGTGCCCAAGTCGGGTGACCCCGCGGGTACGTTCCCGATCACTCTGTGGATCGCGGATGTCGCGCCGCCGTCGGGTTCCGCGTCGGCACTGCCGTCGCAGGCGGCCTCGCCCGGAACCGGCCCGAACCTGGTCCAGGCGGTCGTCAAGCGGGATCCGGGCACGATCAAGGTGACGCTGTCGGACTGGGGGAAGCCGGTCAAGGTCACCGCGCCGCCGAAGTAA
- a CDS encoding cytochrome b5 domain-containing protein, with protein MTNSHPEAEERDFRRPPGPPPGGPLNVWVYNGKAYDLSDWISKHPGGEFFIGRTKNRDITSIIGSYHRDPERIGRMLERYALDRAALPEDIHPKNNAPDFLFKEGFDSWQDTPKYRFDNKEDLLHKVKARLKEPQLAARLQRMDTIFNIVVAVLAIAYFAVQGLRLFERSWMPLPVFVIAMVLLRSSLAGFGHYAIHRAQKGLNKIYTNTFDFNYVALAFVTADGHALLHHPHTQSEVDIKKNVFTMMMRVPRLYRVPIHTLHKFGHTVTGMTIRLLDVCRLTRKVGIKDMYGTWGGALPHFIGSFGVRALLLGELIAFTLAGDFWAWALQFVVTLWISTFLVVASHDFEVETEELPASDTEDWAVNQMEQAYDLKVIGNRYIDCFLAAGLSSHRVHHVLPFQRSGFANIATEDVLREESAKFGVEWLPAKSFFTDRFPKLCQTYLLSPSREAEERKWGFIREHCSPAALKTCAVYTVQGFTGIGTV; from the coding sequence ATGACGAACAGCCACCCAGAAGCGGAGGAGCGGGACTTCCGTAGACCGCCCGGCCCCCCTCCGGGTGGACCGTTGAATGTGTGGGTTTACAACGGAAAAGCCTACGATCTGAGCGATTGGATCTCCAAGCATCCCGGCGGCGAGTTCTTCATCGGGCGAACGAAAAATCGCGATATCACCTCCATCATCGGGTCCTACCATCGCGATCCGGAGCGGATCGGGCGAATGCTCGAGCGGTATGCACTGGACCGCGCGGCATTGCCCGAGGACATCCATCCGAAGAACAACGCGCCGGACTTCCTGTTCAAGGAAGGCTTCGACAGCTGGCAGGACACCCCGAAGTACCGGTTCGACAACAAGGAAGATCTGCTCCACAAGGTGAAGGCGCGGCTGAAAGAGCCGCAGTTGGCGGCTCGTCTGCAGCGCATGGACACGATCTTCAACATTGTGGTCGCGGTGCTGGCCATCGCCTATTTCGCGGTGCAGGGACTGCGGCTGTTCGAGCGCAGCTGGATGCCGCTGCCGGTCTTCGTGATCGCGATGGTGCTGCTGCGCAGTTCGCTGGCCGGATTCGGCCACTACGCGATCCATCGCGCGCAAAAGGGCCTCAACAAGATCTATACGAATACCTTCGATTTCAATTACGTGGCACTGGCTTTCGTCACCGCGGACGGCCACGCGCTGCTGCACCACCCGCATACCCAGAGTGAAGTCGATATCAAAAAGAACGTTTTCACAATGATGATGCGGGTGCCACGGTTGTACCGGGTGCCCATTCACACCCTCCACAAGTTCGGACACACGGTGACCGGCATGACGATTCGACTGCTTGACGTCTGCCGCCTCACCCGCAAAGTGGGCATCAAGGACATGTACGGAACGTGGGGCGGGGCGCTGCCGCATTTCATCGGATCGTTCGGTGTACGCGCGCTGCTGCTCGGCGAGTTGATCGCCTTCACACTCGCGGGCGACTTCTGGGCCTGGGCACTGCAATTCGTGGTGACGCTGTGGATCAGTACCTTCCTGGTCGTCGCGAGCCATGATTTCGAGGTGGAGACCGAGGAACTGCCCGCCTCCGATACCGAAGACTGGGCCGTGAATCAGATGGAGCAGGCCTACGACCTGAAGGTCATCGGAAACCGTTATATCGACTGCTTTCTCGCGGCGGGCCTGAGTTCGCACCGCGTGCACCACGTCCTGCCGTTCCAGCGCAGCGGCTTCGCCAATATCGCCACCGAGGACGTATTGCGCGAGGAGTCCGCGAAATTCGGTGTCGAGTGGCTCCCGGCGAAGAGCTTCTTCACCGACCGGTTCCCGAAGCTGTGCCAGACGTATCTGTTGTCGCCCTCGCGCGAAGCCGAGGAACGGAAATGGGGATTCATCCGTGAGCATTGTTCGCCAGCGGCCTTGAAGACCTGCGCCGTCTACACGGTGCAGGGATTCACCGGAATCGGCACGGTCTGA
- a CDS encoding type III polyketide synthase, protein MNEEGSAPTSAARQGNEHGHDLAQHGLPPAPPTTIGVIESIATGAPGRIVDQDDAADRVAELFTDPTQRARISRIYQKTKIDTRRMVIDPLDPEFLPFSGDSGTIRDRMNLYYRHAVPLAVDVAGRALAGVDDAAAEIGLLVFVTSTGFIAPGVDVAVVKQLGLSPSVGRVVVNFMGCAAAMNGIRTAVDYVRAHPDKKAMVVCLELSSVNAVFDDNINDVIIHSLFGDGCGAVVIGAGQVQQPLAPGKVVIRDSFSQLFDGAEDGIVLGVNHNGITCELSENLPEYIYTGVDPVVTAVLRRNGLQKSDVDLWAIHPGGPKIIEESVHSLGIPAERAASSWEVLARFGNMLSVSLIFVLEQMIQQAETAKPISTGVAFSFAPGVTLEGMIFDIIRR, encoded by the coding sequence ATCAATGAGGAGGGCTCCGCGCCCACGTCGGCCGCTCGCCAGGGGAACGAGCACGGCCACGACCTCGCGCAGCACGGACTGCCGCCCGCGCCGCCGACCACCATCGGCGTCATCGAGAGCATCGCGACGGGCGCGCCGGGTCGGATCGTCGATCAGGACGACGCCGCGGATCGAGTCGCCGAGCTGTTCACCGATCCGACTCAGCGGGCGCGGATCTCGCGGATCTACCAGAAGACGAAGATCGATACCCGTCGCATGGTGATCGATCCGCTCGATCCCGAATTCCTGCCGTTCAGTGGGGATTCGGGCACGATTCGGGATCGGATGAACCTGTACTACCGCCACGCGGTGCCGCTGGCCGTCGACGTCGCCGGACGTGCACTCGCCGGTGTCGACGACGCGGCCGCGGAGATCGGACTGCTGGTCTTCGTGACCAGCACCGGCTTCATCGCCCCCGGTGTCGATGTCGCCGTGGTCAAACAGCTCGGCCTGTCGCCCTCGGTGGGCCGGGTCGTGGTGAACTTCATGGGCTGCGCCGCCGCCATGAACGGCATTCGGACCGCCGTGGATTACGTTCGGGCACATCCGGATAAGAAGGCCATGGTGGTCTGCCTGGAGCTGAGCTCGGTGAACGCCGTCTTCGACGACAACATCAACGATGTGATCATCCACAGCCTGTTCGGGGACGGCTGCGGTGCGGTCGTCATCGGCGCCGGACAGGTCCAGCAGCCGCTGGCGCCGGGCAAGGTAGTGATCCGGGACAGCTTCAGCCAGCTGTTCGACGGCGCGGAGGACGGCATCGTGCTCGGTGTCAACCACAACGGCATCACCTGCGAGCTGTCGGAGAATCTGCCCGAGTACATCTACACCGGGGTCGATCCCGTGGTCACTGCGGTATTGCGGCGCAACGGATTGCAGAAATCGGATGTCGATCTGTGGGCGATCCACCCCGGCGGGCCCAAGATCATCGAGGAGTCCGTGCACTCGCTGGGTATTCCGGCGGAGCGGGCGGCCTCGAGCTGGGAGGTGCTGGCCAGGTTCGGCAATATGCTGAGCGTATCGCTGATCTTCGTGCTGGAACAGATGATTCAGCAGGCGGAGACGGCGAAACCGATCTCGACGGGGGTGGCGTTCTCCTTCGCGCCGGGTGTCACCCTCGAAGGCATGATCTTCGACATCATCCGCCGGTAA
- a CDS encoding ATP-binding cassette domain-containing protein, with amino-acid sequence MQLIRFLISISWMRIAAVIVAGLLCGAANTYLVTLIRGVVSPEPHPHVNVQSFALTGLVILVSGVVSQVLLIRLAQDAIYRLRADLSSGIVSAPLEHLERLGMHRLMATLTEDVRSLSQAVTAIPSICIDVATIVGCFIFLLVVSGPLFAVTVAGTLLGIACVELILGRVRNIYRAARENEDALLRSYQAVTLGIKELKLHRGRRRDFMQRHLLGSAATLRAQNVDAGSKFSVAQGFGQALQLATMALILFVLVTPLHLSLDVMVGYVLVTTFLAMPMQNFMHRIPDLLRGDVALAKIRAMNLSMETMHDEEQLPFTDRPAVDAARLELTNVGYSYRMQAPPPFPPGPGAPPPPGAPQSGPGAPPPGRGAPQHGRGVHPPGRGPRPGGPRPDVNGHRFVDHSGHDNLPAPLGPPPEADNGESGFRLGPLDLVFEPGQITFIVGGNGSGKSTLAKLITGLYVPQTGSLSLNGEPIDHQNIEWFRQNSSAIFTDFHLFEEYLGFDRPGLDGEVRRYLEQLQIAHKVTVRDGRLSTIDLSQGQRKRLALLTALLEDRQIYVFDEWAADQEPKFRDVFYKEILADLKKRGKTVIVITHDDRYFDCADQLVKLDFGRVVDAKRITEPTAVELS; translated from the coding sequence ATGCAACTCATCAGATTCCTCATCTCGATCTCGTGGATGCGGATCGCGGCCGTCATCGTCGCGGGCCTGCTCTGCGGCGCGGCCAACACCTATCTGGTGACCCTCATCCGAGGTGTCGTGTCACCGGAACCGCATCCGCATGTCAACGTCCAGAGCTTCGCGCTGACGGGCCTGGTCATTCTGGTCAGCGGCGTGGTGTCGCAGGTATTGCTGATCCGGTTGGCCCAGGACGCGATCTACCGGCTGCGTGCGGATCTGAGCTCCGGCATCGTCTCGGCTCCGCTCGAGCATCTGGAACGGCTCGGGATGCACCGGCTGATGGCCACGCTGACCGAGGATGTGCGCTCGCTGTCGCAGGCGGTGACCGCCATCCCGAGCATCTGCATCGACGTGGCCACCATCGTGGGCTGCTTCATATTCCTGCTGGTGGTCTCGGGTCCGCTCTTCGCGGTCACCGTGGCGGGCACCCTGCTCGGGATCGCCTGTGTCGAGCTGATTCTCGGGCGGGTGCGCAATATCTACCGTGCGGCGCGCGAGAACGAGGACGCGCTGCTGCGGTCGTACCAGGCCGTCACGTTGGGCATCAAGGAGCTGAAGCTGCATCGGGGCCGCCGCCGGGACTTCATGCAGCGGCATCTGCTCGGCTCGGCCGCGACGCTGCGTGCGCAGAACGTCGACGCCGGATCCAAATTCTCAGTGGCGCAAGGGTTCGGGCAGGCACTGCAGCTGGCCACGATGGCGCTGATTCTGTTCGTCCTCGTCACGCCGCTACACCTGTCGCTCGACGTCATGGTCGGCTATGTCCTGGTGACGACCTTCCTGGCGATGCCGATGCAGAACTTCATGCACCGCATTCCGGATCTGCTGCGCGGTGATGTCGCGCTGGCGAAGATCCGCGCCATGAACCTGTCCATGGAGACCATGCACGACGAGGAGCAGTTGCCCTTCACCGACCGTCCCGCCGTCGACGCGGCGCGGCTGGAGCTGACGAATGTCGGCTACAGCTACCGGATGCAAGCGCCCCCGCCGTTTCCGCCGGGTCCGGGTGCACCGCCCCCGCCCGGCGCGCCACAGTCCGGTCCCGGTGCCCCACCGCCCGGTCGCGGTGCGCCGCAACATGGTCGGGGCGTGCACCCGCCCGGTCGGGGGCCACGCCCCGGCGGGCCGCGACCAGACGTCAATGGCCATCGGTTCGTCGACCACAGCGGACACGACAACCTGCCGGCGCCGCTCGGTCCGCCTCCGGAGGCCGATAACGGCGAGTCCGGATTCCGGCTCGGCCCGCTCGACCTGGTCTTCGAACCCGGACAGATCACCTTCATCGTCGGCGGTAACGGCAGCGGCAAATCCACGCTGGCCAAGCTGATCACGGGGCTGTATGTGCCGCAGACCGGATCGCTGTCGCTCAACGGCGAGCCGATCGACCACCAGAACATCGAGTGGTTCCGGCAGAACTCCTCGGCCATCTTCACCGACTTCCACCTGTTCGAGGAGTACCTGGGCTTCGATCGGCCCGGGCTCGACGGTGAGGTGCGCCGCTATCTCGAACAGTTGCAGATCGCGCACAAGGTGACGGTGCGCGACGGTCGGTTGTCCACCATCGATCTGTCCCAGGGCCAGCGCAAGCGGCTCGCGCTGTTGACCGCGCTGCTCGAGGACCGCCAGATCTATGTCTTCGACGAGTGGGCCGCCGATCAGGAGCCCAAGTTCCGCGACGTCTTCTATAAGGAGATCCTCGCCGATCTCAAGAAGCGCGGGAAGACCGTCATCGTGATCACCCACGACGACCGCTACTTCGACTGCGCCGACCAATTGGTCAAACTCGATTTCGGCCGGGTGGTGGACGCGAAGCGGATCACCGAACCCACTGCCGTCGAGCTGTCCTGA
- a CDS encoding sensor histidine kinase: MPSGTTTPGKRRRTFSLRTRVAGAAAVGAIIIVTIIGVISSQAIERNNLAQTDQQLTIASRLVLIDSVLAVGVLGLVGPTSDMAVTVRDNNTIVASTPIRLPEQPIGSHTVTVNGTPFRVLTTTENQPAGRVVSLGIPATDAARATAEQQRWVLAGAGVAIATAAALGWLLAGRAVRPIVDLTHQVGTRSGYRDPDNPQPRVDGSGVREAEKLAEAVNTLLQRVDQAQGETAAALETARDFAAVSAHELRTPLTAMRTDLEVLRTLDLDEAQRAEILADLQRSQGRVETTLAALERLASGDLTNERDHVDTDVGDLCDQAAHDAMRHFPGLTVRIDTDAELITRGLPAGLRLAVDNALANSVKHGRATEAVVSAHRNPHGHILITVDDNGRGIPVEERTAVFERFFRGSQASKGGSGLGLALVAQQAQLHGGRAYFDDSPLSGVRLVLDLPERSTNT; this comes from the coding sequence ATGCCTTCCGGCACAACGACTCCCGGTAAGCGGCGGCGCACCTTCTCGCTGCGCACCAGGGTGGCGGGCGCGGCTGCGGTCGGGGCGATCATCATCGTCACGATCATCGGGGTGATCTCCTCGCAGGCCATCGAGCGCAACAACCTGGCCCAGACCGATCAGCAACTGACCATCGCATCGCGCTTGGTGCTGATCGATTCGGTGTTGGCCGTTGGCGTGCTCGGGTTGGTCGGCCCGACCTCCGACATGGCGGTGACCGTCCGCGACAACAACACGATTGTGGCGAGCACGCCGATCCGATTGCCGGAACAGCCGATCGGCTCGCATACCGTCACCGTGAACGGCACCCCGTTCCGGGTACTCACCACCACCGAGAATCAGCCGGCGGGACGGGTCGTCTCGCTGGGCATTCCGGCTACCGATGCGGCACGGGCTACCGCCGAGCAACAGCGCTGGGTGCTGGCCGGAGCGGGGGTGGCGATCGCCACCGCGGCCGCGCTCGGCTGGCTGCTCGCGGGGCGCGCGGTACGCCCGATCGTCGATCTCACCCACCAGGTCGGCACCCGCAGCGGATACCGCGATCCGGACAATCCACAGCCGCGGGTCGACGGTTCCGGAGTCAGGGAGGCGGAGAAGCTCGCCGAGGCGGTGAACACCCTGCTGCAACGGGTCGACCAGGCGCAGGGCGAAACCGCCGCGGCATTGGAGACCGCACGCGATTTCGCGGCCGTCTCCGCGCATGAACTGCGCACACCGCTCACCGCCATGCGCACCGATCTGGAGGTGCTGCGCACCCTCGATCTGGACGAGGCGCAGCGCGCCGAGATCCTCGCCGACCTACAGCGCAGCCAGGGCCGCGTCGAAACCACCTTGGCCGCACTGGAACGACTCGCCTCCGGCGATCTCACCAACGAGCGCGACCATGTCGATACCGACGTCGGCGACCTCTGCGACCAAGCCGCACACGATGCCATGCGCCACTTCCCCGGACTGACCGTGCGCATCGATACCGACGCCGAACTGATCACCCGCGGCCTGCCCGCCGGGCTGCGCCTCGCGGTGGACAACGCGCTCGCCAACTCGGTCAAACACGGCCGCGCCACCGAGGCGGTGGTCTCCGCGCACCGAAATCCGCACGGCCACATACTGATCACCGTTGACGACAACGGCCGCGGCATCCCCGTCGAGGAACGCACCGCCGTCTTCGAACGCTTCTTCCGCGGTAGTCAGGCCAGTAAGGGCGGGTCCGGCCTCGGCCTGGCCCTGGTCGCCCAACAGGCCCAACTCCATGGCGGCCGAGCGTATTTCGACGACAGTCCACTCAGTGGCGTGCGCTTGGTATTGGATCTTCCCGAACGCAGTACCAACACCTGA
- a CDS encoding response regulator transcription factor has protein sequence MNDVTSNPTVLVVDDDEDVLASVERGLRLSGFQVRVARDGAEALRSVTEQAPDAVVLDMNMPVLDGAGVVTALRALGNDVPICVLSARASVDDRISGLESGADDYLTKPFVLAELVARIKALLRRRSDVPAPATPGAITVGPLEVDAAGYRALLHGQEIELTKREFELLSTLARNAGVVLSRERLLELVWGYDFAADTNVVDVFVGYLRRKLEVERTPRLLHTVRGVGFVLRAPK, from the coding sequence ATGAATGACGTGACTTCGAACCCGACCGTCCTTGTCGTCGACGACGATGAGGACGTGCTCGCGTCGGTCGAGCGCGGGCTGCGGCTGTCCGGCTTCCAGGTGCGGGTTGCCAGGGACGGGGCCGAGGCGCTGCGCAGTGTGACCGAGCAGGCGCCGGACGCGGTGGTGCTCGATATGAATATGCCGGTGCTCGACGGCGCGGGGGTGGTGACGGCATTGCGCGCGTTGGGCAATGACGTCCCCATCTGCGTGCTCAGCGCCCGCGCCTCGGTCGACGACCGGATCTCCGGGCTGGAGTCCGGCGCCGACGACTATCTGACCAAACCGTTCGTGCTCGCCGAACTGGTGGCGCGGATCAAGGCCCTGCTGCGCAGGCGCTCGGATGTCCCGGCTCCGGCCACGCCCGGCGCGATCACGGTCGGCCCGCTGGAGGTCGATGCCGCCGGATATCGCGCACTGCTGCACGGGCAGGAAATCGAGCTCACCAAGCGGGAATTCGAGTTGCTGTCCACGCTGGCGCGCAACGCGGGCGTGGTGCTGAGCCGGGAGCGGCTGCTGGAGTTGGTGTGGGGCTACGACTTCGCCGCCGACACCAATGTCGTGGATGTCTTCGTCGGATATCTGCGGCGCAAGCTGGAGGTGGAGCGCACGCCCCGGCTGCTGCACACGGTCCGCGGCGTCGGATTCGTACTACGAGCGCCCAAATGA
- a CDS encoding hemophore-related protein — protein MKLLRSRPAATALAASGLAGVAVLLSPAIAAADPMTLAGPLLNSDCSFAQIDAALHAKAPQLAAMLDSNPTQKAELRRKFDQPVEQRRAELQAMINENPDAAKDAENDPRASGLAETIRTVADSCHSY, from the coding sequence ATGAAGCTCTTGCGCAGTCGCCCCGCCGCCACCGCTCTCGCCGCGAGCGGATTGGCCGGCGTGGCCGTGTTGCTGTCCCCGGCCATCGCGGCCGCGGATCCGATGACACTGGCCGGGCCGCTGCTGAACTCGGACTGCTCCTTCGCGCAGATCGACGCGGCGCTGCACGCCAAGGCACCGCAGTTGGCGGCGATGCTCGACTCGAACCCGACCCAGAAGGCCGAATTGCGGCGCAAATTCGACCAGCCGGTCGAGCAGCGGCGTGCGGAACTGCAGGCCATGATCAACGAGAACCCGGACGCCGCGAAGGACGCGGAGAACGATCCGCGCGCATCCGGTCTCGCGGAAACCATCCGCACGGTCGCCGACTCCTGCCACTCCTACTGA
- a CDS encoding AMP-binding protein produces the protein MGGGGRATGGRARHEYRPVYQTSLVDPAEFWADAAAAIDWEIPPTQIVDTTARAMARWFPDARLNTSFNALDRHVHGGDAADKVGRADQPALIYDSAMTGARGVFTYAELLDKVAEFAGAMVRLGVGVGDRVVIYLPMIPEAVIAMLACARIGAVHSVVFGGFAAPELAARIDDAEPVLIITASGGLEPGRTIDYPPIVLQALDLAETSAPRQVIVKQRPQFPTIHFPAPQPATESLPSSAQTVAAQWLDWDDAVRDAPPADPVAVAATDPLYILYTSGTTGKPKGVVRDNGGHAVALAWSMRNIYDVGPGQVMWAASDVGWVVGHSYIVYAPLLVGATTLLYEGKPIGTPDAGAYWRVIAEHNVRVLFTAPTALRAIRKADPDAAFAHQHDLSSLRALFCAGERLDPATYEWASEILLADRTDCPVVDHWWQTETGWPICANLLGLQQLPIKAGSASVPVPGYRLRVLDAEGNPVAPGTEGNIVIGLPLPPGTLTGLWRDEERFQRSYMLAFPGHYLTGDSGYFDDDGYLYVLGRSDDVINMAGHRLSAGSIEAAIAGHLAVAECAVIGLPDELKGQRPIAYVVLKSGVEIDPDQLRDELIARVREQIGAIATLHDAVIVTALPKTRSGKILRKTIRQITAGDAYEIPSTIEDSSVLAALEVQIRASRPPEPGPEVVAANGDPILPS, from the coding sequence GTGGGGGGTGGTGGTCGGGCGACGGGTGGGCGTGCGAGGCACGAGTACCGGCCGGTCTACCAGACCAGTTTGGTCGATCCCGCTGAGTTCTGGGCTGACGCGGCTGCGGCGATCGACTGGGAGATACCGCCAACCCAGATCGTCGACACCACGGCTCGCGCGATGGCCAGATGGTTTCCGGATGCTCGCCTCAATACCTCCTTCAACGCCCTCGACCGACATGTGCACGGTGGCGACGCTGCGGACAAGGTGGGCCGGGCCGATCAGCCCGCCCTAATATACGACTCCGCTATGACCGGCGCCAGAGGTGTTTTCACCTATGCGGAACTGCTGGACAAGGTCGCCGAGTTCGCCGGTGCGATGGTCCGTTTGGGTGTCGGGGTCGGCGACCGCGTGGTCATCTACCTGCCGATGATCCCCGAAGCCGTGATCGCCATGCTCGCCTGCGCGCGCATCGGCGCGGTGCATTCGGTGGTCTTCGGCGGCTTCGCCGCACCCGAGCTCGCCGCACGCATCGACGATGCCGAACCAGTGTTGATCATCACAGCATCCGGCGGCCTCGAACCGGGCCGGACCATCGATTACCCGCCGATTGTGTTGCAGGCCTTGGACCTCGCCGAGACCAGCGCGCCGCGCCAGGTGATCGTGAAGCAGCGACCGCAGTTCCCGACCATCCACTTCCCCGCGCCGCAGCCCGCGACCGAATCATTGCCGAGCTCCGCGCAGACCGTCGCGGCCCAATGGCTCGATTGGGACGACGCCGTCCGAGATGCGCCACCCGCCGATCCGGTCGCGGTCGCCGCGACCGATCCGCTCTACATCCTCTACACCTCCGGCACCACCGGGAAGCCCAAGGGCGTGGTCCGGGACAACGGCGGACATGCGGTTGCCCTCGCCTGGTCCATGCGCAATATCTACGACGTCGGTCCCGGCCAGGTGATGTGGGCTGCCTCCGATGTCGGCTGGGTGGTCGGGCACTCCTACATCGTCTACGCGCCGCTGCTCGTCGGCGCGACAACCCTGCTCTACGAGGGCAAACCGATCGGCACCCCGGACGCGGGCGCGTACTGGCGGGTGATCGCCGAGCACAACGTCCGAGTGCTGTTCACCGCACCGACCGCATTGCGCGCCATCCGCAAGGCCGATCCGGACGCCGCGTTCGCCCACCAGCACGACCTGTCCTCGCTGCGCGCGCTGTTCTGCGCAGGCGAGCGGCTCGACCCGGCCACCTACGAGTGGGCCAGCGAGATACTGCTCGCCGACCGCACCGACTGCCCGGTGGTCGACCACTGGTGGCAAACCGAGACCGGCTGGCCGATCTGCGCGAATCTGCTCGGTCTGCAACAACTACCGATCAAGGCGGGCTCGGCGTCGGTGCCGGTGCCCGGCTACCGGCTGCGGGTGCTCGACGCGGAGGGCAATCCGGTCGCACCGGGCACCGAGGGCAATATCGTCATCGGACTTCCGCTACCGCCCGGCACACTGACCGGGCTCTGGCGCGACGAGGAGCGCTTCCAGCGTTCCTATATGTTGGCGTTCCCCGGCCACTACCTCACCGGCGACTCCGGATATTTCGACGACGACGGATATCTCTACGTACTCGGTCGCAGCGACGATGTGATCAATATGGCCGGGCACCGGCTCTCGGCGGGCAGCATCGAGGCCGCCATCGCCGGACATCTCGCGGTCGCAGAATGCGCCGTGATCGGGTTACCGGACGAACTCAAGGGCCAACGTCCGATCGCGTACGTGGTGCTCAAGTCCGGTGTCGAGATCGATCCCGACCAATTGCGTGACGAACTGATCGCCCGGGTGCGCGAGCAGATCGGCGCGATCGCGACCCTGCACGATGCCGTCATCGTCACCGCGCTGCCCAAGACCCGATCCGGCAAGATCCTGCGCAAGACCATCCGGCAGATCACCGCGGGCGACGCCTACGAGATACCGTCCACGATCGAGGATTCCTCGGTGCTCGCCGCGCTGGAAGTACAGATCCGGGCCAGCCGCCCGCCGGAGCCGGGGCCAGAAGTCGTTGCCGCCAACGGGGATCCGATTCTGCCGTCATAG